In the Helicoverpa armigera isolate CAAS_96S chromosome 15, ASM3070526v1, whole genome shotgun sequence genome, one interval contains:
- the LOC110371225 gene encoding tumor susceptibility gene 101 protein gives MANDDAVLKQYLSKYKHRDYTAREVANLIQVYRSLTYRLEAFVFNNGARKDLLNLEGTIPVNYKGAFYNIPVCIWLMDTHPQNAPLCFVKPTSDMSIKVSKYVDSNGKVYLPFLHEWTGNGSTLQKLIQCMVTAFGELPPVYSKPRNDTRAPYPVNSFMPQPTGYPFPQGGPPGFPAPPYPTTSNLPYPSYGAPYPGAVGGTNGLSYPPVASTTPYPPAAGYGPGTADVAGGTITEEHIKASLLSAVEDKLRRRLKEQSLQSQAELETLRRTQQELREGKSRLEDILSRLQRERAELDKNVTILQEKEKELHTAIDRLQEQEGIDVDEAVVTTAPLYSQLLNAFAEEATLEDAIYYMGEALRKEVIDLDTFLKQVRTLARRQFTLRALMHKCRQKAQLAC, from the coding sequence ATGGCTAACGACGATGCTGTGCTTAAGCAGTATCTTTCTAAGTACAAACATCGCGACTACACGGCTCGTGAAGTAGCTAATTTGATTCAAGTGTACAGAAGTTTGACCTATCGTCTGGAAGCCTTTGTGTTCAACAACGGCGCTAGGAAAGACCTGCTGAACCTGGAAGGTACTATCCCCGTTAATTATAAAGGCGCATTTTACAACATCCCTGTATGTATCTGGCTCATGGACACTCATCCACAAAATGCGCCGTTGTGTTTTGTGAAACCCACGTCAGACATGTCTATTAAAGTTTCAAAATATGTAGACAGCAACGGCAAAGTATATCTACCATTTTTACACGAATGGACGGGTAATGGCTCCACTTTGCAGAAGCTTATTCAGTGCATGGTTACTGCCTTTGGAGAGCTGCCTCCGGTTTATTCAAAGCCGCGTAATGACACAAGAGCGCCTTACCCGGTTAATTCCTTCATGCCACAGCCGACCGGATATCCATTCCCGCAGGGAGGTCCACCAGGTTTCCCAGCACCTCCTTATCCAACAACATCTAATCTGCCTTATCCAAGTTATGGGGCGCCATATCCTGGTGCAGTGGGGGGTACCAATGGCTTGTCATACCCTCCTGTCGCTTCAACTACTCCATACCCACCGGCAGCAGGCTATGGACCCGGTACAGCAGATGTTGCTGGCGGAACTATCACAGAGGAACATATTAAAGCATCCCTCTTATCTGCTGTGGAAGACAAACTACGAAGGAGGCTTAAGGAACAATCTCTTCAATCTCAGGCAGAACTGGAAACCCTTCGTCGCACACAGCAGGAGCTCCGTGAAGGGAAGTCTCGTCTAGAAGATATTCTTTCAAGATTACAGAGGGAGAGAGCAGAATTAGATAAAAATGTGACAATATTGCAGGAGAAAGAGAAAGAATTGCATACTGCTATAGACCGCTTGCAGGAACAAGAGGGCATTGATGTGGATGAGGCAGTTGTGACCACTGCTCCACTGTACTCACAGCTGTTGAATGCTTTCGCTGAAGAAGCTACTCTGGAAGATGCTATATACTACATGGGAGAGGCATTACGCAAAGAGGTTATTGACTTGGACACGTTCTTGAAGCAAGTGCGCACCCTGGCCCGTCGACAGTTCACCCTGCGTGCCCTGATGCACAAGTGTCGGCAGAAGGCTCAGCTGGCGTGCTAA
- the Rpl12 gene encoding large ribosomal subunit protein uL11 gives MPPKFDPNEIKIVNLRCVGGEVGATSSLAPKIGPLGLSPKKVGDDIAKATSDWKGLKITVQLIVQNRQAQISVVPSAAALIIRALKEPPRDRKKQKNIKHNGNITLEDVITIAKTMRARSMARYLSGTVKEILGTAQSVGCTVEGRPPHDLINDINTGALTIDE, from the exons ATGCCGCCTAAGTTCGAtccaaatgaaattaaaatcg TAAACCTGCGATGCGTGGGTGGAGAAGTTGGTGCTACTTCTTCCTTGGCCCCTAAAATCGGTCCTCTTGGTCTG TCCCCCAAGAAGGTTGGTGACGACATTGCCAAAGCCACCAGCGACTGGAAAGGACTCAAGATCACTGTGCAGCTGATCGTACAGAACAGACAGGCCCAGATCTCTGTGGTGCCCTCTGCCGCTGCCCTCATCATCAGAGCACTGAAGGAGCCCCCACGTGACCGCAAGAAGCAGAAGAACA TCAAGCACAACGGCAACATCACCCTTGAGGATGTTATCACTATTGCCAAGACCATGAGAGCCAGATCAATGGCCCGCTACCTGTCTGGCACAGTCAAGGAGATCCTCGGTACCGCACAGTCCGTCGGCTGCACAGTTGAGGGCAGGCCTCCTCATGACCTCATCAATGACATCAACACTGGTGCGCTTACCATTGATGAATAA
- the LOC110371307 gene encoding MAU2 chromatid cohesion factor homolog, whose translation MASTQDAWYISLLGLAEHFRTSNPPDIKSCIQCLQAVFNFKPPQRVEARTHLQLGNILLTHTKNIDLARTHLEQSWCMSQTINGFDDVKFEAASVLADLFEAQGQPSHSKPILRKAIELSQHSVYWHCRLIFQLAQIHATEKEYEVASSLLGVGVDYAQISNVAYTRVLFLLSRVMLLLIDKRITEVLPLLNQAGHLVDAWTGSVHQKEYLKVFFLVLQVCHYLMAGQVKSVKPCLKQLQQSIQTIMAPTWPDDDAVCGTAQGESFVWLSRQQLYVLVYLVTVMHSAQAGYMEKAHKYTEKALAQIDKLTSKSSDEKDKCEKEEREQARSRKGAILAWRLRMALVEHAALCRLVAGGKAHALHEIARAAHLLTQAPEPATAALHTPQLHCLLGLYAMSMNCMDAAEAQFHTAINMSQERDLWMFAKLNLAIVYLRGRRDSELTILMEQVRPESLPTYAHGLRAASYYVLGLQAFFQARYNEAKRYLRETLKMANAEDLNRLTSCSLVLLGHIFLSINNSRESMNMVTPAMQLASKIPDVHVQLWASAILKDLYRLAGDSERENEAYQMHCNFSQALLKDHFQATQLPQHALVHWTAGPPPAIAPPDRS comes from the exons ATGGCGTCAACGCAGGACGCTTGGTATATTTCTTTACTTGGTTTAGCAGAACATTTCCGTACATCGAATCCTCCTGACATAAAAAGTTGCATCCAGTGCCTACAAGCCGTATTTAATTTCAAACCACCACAAAGAGTCGAAGCCAGGACACATTTACAACTTGGAAATATTCTTTTGACACACACCAAAAACATCGACTTGGCGAGAACGCATTTAGAGCAGagt TGGTGCATGTCACAGACTATCAATGGGTTTGACGATGTTAAGTTCGAGGCAGCAAGTGTGCTGGCAGATCTGTTTGAGGCCCAGGGCCAGCCGTCACATTCAAAGCCCATCCTACGGAAGGCCATTGAGTTGTCACAGCACAGTGTGTACTGGCACTGCAGACTTATATTCCAACTGGCA CAAATCCACGCAACTGAGAAAGAGTATGAGGTGGCAAGCAGTTTGCTAGGCGTTGGAGTGGATTATGCACAGATATCCAATGTGGCTTACACACGCGTCCTTTTCTTACTCAGTAGGGTTATG CTGTTGTTAATAGACAAGAGGATCACAGAAGTGTTACCACTTTTGAACCAGGCGGGACACCTAGTGGATGCCTGGACCGGCAGTGTTCACCAGAAAGAGTACCTTAAAGTCTTCTTCCTTGTTCTGCAG GTATGTCACTACTTAATGGCGGGGCAGGTGAAGAGCGTGAAGCCGTGCCTCAAGCAGCTGCAGCAGAGCATACAGACCATCATGGCGCCGACGTGGCCAGATGATGACG cggTGTGCGGCACGGCGCAAGGCGAGTCGTTCGTGTGGCTCTCCCGGCAGCAGCTGTACGTGCTGGTGTACCTCGTCACCGTGATGCACTCGGCGCAGGCCGGCTACATGGAGAAGGCACACAAGTACACCGAGAAGGCGCTCGCGCAGATCGATAAGCTTACAT CAAAATCAAGCGACGAAAAAGACAAGTGCGAGAAGGAGGAGAGAGAGCAGGCGCGGAGCCGGAAGGGCGCCATCTTGGCGTGGCGCCTGCGCATGGCGCTGGTGGAGCACGCGGCGCTGTGCCGCCTGGTGGCGGGCGGCAAGGCGCATGCGCTGCACGAGATAGCCCGCGCCGCGCATCTGCTCACACAGGCGCCTGAGC CGGCGACGGCAGCCCTGCACACGCCGCAGCTGCACTGCCTGCTGGGGCTGTACGCCATGTCCATGAACTGCATGGACGCCGCCGAGGCGCAGTTCCACACTGCCATTAAT ATGTCACAAGAAAGAGATTTATGGATGTTCGCGAAACTGAACCTGGCTATTGTATATTTACGAGGGCGACGGGACAGCGAACTCACAATACTTATGGAACAA GTTCGGCCGGAGTCGCTGCCGACGTACGCGCACGGGTTGCGGGCGGCGTCCTACTACGTGCTGGGCCTGCAGGCCTTCTTCCAGGCGCGGTACAACGAGGCCAA GAGGTATCTCCGCGAGACTCTAAAGATGGCGAACGCGGAAGACTTGAACCGGCTGACGTCGTGCTCGCTGGTGCTGCTGGGACACATCTTCCTGTCCATCAACAACTCGCGCGAGAGCATGAACATGGTGACGCCCGCCATGCAGCTCGCCAGCAAGATACCCGACGTGCATGTGCAGTTGTGGGCCTCCGCTATACTGAAAG ACCTGTACCGGCTGGCGGGCGACTCGGAGCGCGAGAACGAGGCGTACCAGATGCACTGCAACTTCTCGCAGGCGCTGCTGAAGGACCACTTCCAGGCGACGCAGCTGCCGCAGCACGCGCTCGTGCACTGGACGGCCGGCCCGCCGCCCGCCATAGCGCCGCCCGACCGCTCCTAG
- the LOC110371309 gene encoding uncharacterized protein LOC110371309 — protein sequence MAHAFYTDAAERSERRNRKWYQNNLLKVLQAAKENQVREIDASIVLAEELMRRLDEPLEPPTVVPMRQIKPTEEDGMMMPVEQEVLDILHKSTEKGAVYRYLNERYKKAPEDKYLYRVVTSWDYGWQQKAARQRARDVHRGRSFVLRHTFYRRSNAAPDPPHYASPSGGQTSICSEYSCNLY from the exons ATGGCTCACGCCTTCTACACGGACGCAGCCGAAAGGTCGGAGCGCCGAAACCGAAAATGGTACCAGAACAACTTACTGAAAGTATTGCAGGCCGCTAAAGAGAACCAAGTGCGGGAAATCGATGCCTCCATCGTTCTCGCTGAGGAACTCATGCGG CGCCTGGACGAACCTCTGGAGCCACCGACCGTAGTCCCGATGCGTCAGATTAAGCCCACAGAAGAGGACGGCATGATGATGCCCGTAGAACAAGAAGTACTGGACATTCTCCATAAGAGCACGGAGAAAGGCGCCGTTTACAGATATTTGAATGAAAGATACAAAAAAGCTCCAGAGGACAA GTACCTCTACCGCGTGGTGACGAGCTGGGACTACGGCTGGCAGCAGAAGGCCGCGCGGCAGCGGGCGCGGGACGTGCACCGCGGCCGCAGCTTCGTGCTGCGCCACACCTTCTACCGCCGCAGCAACGccgcgcccgacccgccgcACTACGCCTCGCCCAGCGGCGGCCAGACCTCCATCTGCAGCGAGTACTCCTGCAATCTGTACTGA
- the LOC110371308 gene encoding WD repeat-containing protein 91 yields the protein MAHIQFVDELVREYLLYRGFTTTVKAFDNDLKADKDKGFRVDKIVEQIVHYINVSDLNGLKEYWSHLDTLVFSKLEVHVQPAVRKLEYSLYKLYLVTAAQSTGGVRNERITDFLSKMLPELQGQNEWRDWFMLPFIQKPEESPSFSLYFTRAWQDSVLVSLHNLLATVFQCMPQPTLTSYESDAAMVKRLQDKLAAVSSKTQPQTVEKTSPIGHQSRLSQYSERLSGPMPLVDDFCAVPSEQLDSGVREAKGLRGLLRQMGGSPVMGRKSGRSHSQN from the exons ATGGCCCACATACAATTTGTGGATGAGCTTGTGCGTGAATATCTTCTGTATCGAGGATTTACAACAACGGTGAAAGCTTTTGACAACGATTTGAAGGCAGATAAAGACAAAGGTTTTAGAGTAGACAAAATAGTTGAGCAAATCGTTCACTACATTAATGTCTCCGACTTAAATGGATTAAAGGAGTATTGGTCACACCTGGACACCCTCGTGTTTTCAAAATTAGAGGTCCATGTTCAACCTG CTGTTAGGAAACTGGAATACAGCCTGTACAAGTTATATTTAGTAACGGCAGCGCAAAGCACGGGTGGTGTGCGAAATGAAAGGATTACAGATTTTCTATCAAAAATGTTACCAGAGTTACAAGGACAGAATGAGTGGAGGGACTGGTTCA tgcTGCCATTTATCCAGAAGCCAGAAGAAAGTCCGTCATTCAGCCTATACTTCACTCGCGCCTGGCAGGACAGTGTGCTAGTGTCACTGCACAACTTGCTGGCCACCGTGTTCCAGTGCATGCCGCAGCCCACTCTCACCAGCTACGAGAGTGACGCTGCCATGGTGAAGAGGCTCCAGGATAAACTTGCAGCTGTGTCTAGCAAG aCCCAGCCACAAACAGTAGAAAAGACGTCTCCAATTGGTCACCAGTCCCGGCTGTCCCAATACTCGGAGCGGCTCAGCGGCCCCATGCCTCTAGTTGACGACTTCTGCGCGGTCCCATCCGAGCAGCTTGACAGCGGGGTGCGCGAAGCCAAGGGCCTCCGCGGCTTACTACGACAAATGGGAGGCAGCCCCGTAATGGGCAGGAAGTCCGGACGATCTCATAGCCAAAACTAA
- the Ric gene encoding GTP-binding protein Rit2, translated as MAGEAAGTSRGLRVYKIVVLGDGGVGKSAVTLQFVSHSFLDYHDPTIEDSYQQQAVIDGEPALLDILDTAGQVEFTAMREQYMRCGEGFVLCYSVTDRRSFRAAAEYRRLLAQARPSERLPLVLVGNKLDLAPRFRQVTTDEGKALATQLGCPFFETSAALRHFVDDAFHALVREIRRLERQRQASLMGTGISTSGGRRRWRRLRSIFALVFRRRRRHHTSP; from the exons ATGGCGGGCGAGGCTGCGGGCACGTCGCGCGGCCTCCGCGTCTACAAGATCGTGGTGCTGGGCGACGGCGGCGTCGGCAAGTCCGCCGTCACGCTGCAGTTCGTCAGTCACAGCTTCTTGGACTACCATGACCCTACTATAG AGGACTCGTACCAGCAGCAAGCGGTCATCGATGGAGAACCCGCTTTGTTGGATATACTGGACACGGCAGGACAG GTGGAGTTCACAGCGATGAGGGAACAATACATGCGTTGCGGCGAGGGCTTCGTGCTGTGCTACTCGGTGACGGACCGGCGGTCGTTCCGCGCGGCCGCCGAGTACCGGCGCCTGCTGGCACAAGCGAGGCCCTCTGAACGTCTGCCGCTTGTGCTTGTGGGGAATAAGCTGGATCTCGCACCACGGTTTAGACAA GTAACGACAGATGAAGGCAAAGCCCTGGCGACGCAGCTGGGGTGTCCGTTCTTCGAGACGTCGGCGGCGCTGCGGCACTTCGTGGACGACGCCTTCCACGCGCTCGTCAGGGAGATACGGCGGCTGGAACGACAGAGACAG GCATCTTTAATGGGGACCGGTATATCGACGAGCGGCGGTCGCAGACGGTGGCGGCGTCTCCGCAGCATCTTCGCTCTGGTCTTCCGACGGAGAAGAAGGCATCACACCTCGCCTTAA